In one Parageobacillus genomosp. 1 genomic region, the following are encoded:
- the spoVT gene encoding stage V sporulation protein T gives MKATGIVRRIDDLGRVVIPKEIRRTLRIREGDPLEIFVDRDGEVILKKYSPISELGDFAKEYAEALFDSLGQPVLICDRDVFIAVAGVSKKEYLNKSVSPLVEKVMEERNSVLHTEEGEVELVDGVSETLNSYTIGPIVANGDPIGAVIILSKEKELGEVEHKAVETAASFLARQMEQ, from the coding sequence ATGAAAGCAACGGGTATTGTTCGTCGAATCGATGATTTAGGAAGGGTTGTCATACCGAAAGAAATTCGAAGAACATTGCGCATTCGTGAAGGAGATCCGCTCGAAATATTTGTTGACCGTGATGGTGAAGTCATTTTAAAAAAATACTCACCAATTAGCGAATTAGGCGATTTTGCGAAAGAATATGCTGAAGCGCTATTTGACAGTTTAGGACAGCCGGTATTGATTTGTGACCGCGATGTTTTCATCGCTGTTGCAGGTGTGTCGAAAAAGGAATATTTAAACAAAAGTGTAAGTCCATTAGTGGAAAAGGTGATGGAAGAGCGCAATTCCGTACTTCATACGGAAGAGGGAGAAGTCGAGCTCGTTGACGGAGTTTCGGAGACGTTAAATTCGTATACGATTGGCCCGATTGTAGCCAACGGTGATCCGATTGGAGCTGTCATCATTTTATCTAAAGAAAAAGAGCTTGGCGAAGTGGAGCATAAAGCAGTAGAAACAGCCGCGAGTTTTTTGGCGCGGCAAATGGAACAGTAA
- a CDS encoding polysaccharide biosynthesis protein — translation MKPQERSIWRGTVVLTIAAFITKLLSAVYRVPYQNIVGDVGFYIYQQVYPIYGIVMSLSLYGYPVVISKLIAERIAECDQKGIASVLRVSFLFLCMLGLLIFAGLYIGAEQLAIWMGDGQLAPSIRLLSVSFLLFPFVALLRGYFQGHNHMVPTAVSQVGEQLVRVSAILFLSYSFIKSGYDVYTCGTAAMAGTLAGMVTALLLLTAFWIRRENRGRVKIKSAEARRIVSYLFVKGVIICVTNMVLTLIPLVDSFLLLSLLSERGGESIEQAKLLKGIYDRGQPLIQLGTVVATSFSLALVPLISGAKKHRSEQFLYEKADLSLRVALVIGLGASLGLICLIRPINIMLFENDLGSLSLAILMTSVFFTTLALTLSALLQGMGYEWIAVAGVFVAVAMKSVLNYLFVPTLGTVGAAMATTVSYAAMACFLYVVLRQKLPFYVPKKTYIYSVVKAAVAMAVVLRLYTSLAGTWDGSRLFAAGEALGGVLLGAVIYLAIVMKGRVFSEQELSLLPLGNKLRVLLGIGDER, via the coding sequence ATGAAACCGCAAGAAAGGAGCATATGGAGAGGGACGGTCGTTTTAACGATCGCCGCTTTTATCACAAAACTATTAAGCGCTGTTTATCGCGTCCCGTATCAAAATATTGTCGGAGACGTCGGTTTTTATATTTACCAGCAAGTGTATCCGATTTACGGTATTGTCATGTCGCTTTCATTGTATGGCTATCCGGTTGTCATTTCTAAGCTGATCGCAGAGCGGATAGCGGAGTGCGACCAAAAAGGAATTGCATCCGTTTTGCGAGTTTCGTTTTTGTTTTTATGCATGCTCGGCCTGCTTATTTTTGCCGGCCTTTATATAGGGGCAGAACAGCTTGCGATATGGATGGGCGACGGCCAACTCGCCCCGTCCATTCGCCTTCTTTCTGTCTCGTTCTTGCTATTTCCATTTGTCGCATTGCTGCGCGGCTATTTTCAAGGGCATAACCATATGGTGCCGACTGCGGTTTCCCAAGTCGGAGAGCAGCTTGTCCGTGTGTCTGCCATCCTTTTTTTGTCGTATTCGTTTATAAAAAGCGGATATGATGTCTATACGTGTGGAACGGCGGCGATGGCCGGCACATTGGCAGGAATGGTGACTGCGCTTCTTTTATTGACAGCGTTTTGGATAAGAAGGGAAAATAGAGGAAGAGTAAAAATAAAGAGTGCGGAAGCAAGGCGCATTGTATCGTATTTATTTGTCAAAGGAGTTATTATTTGCGTTACCAATATGGTGTTAACGCTTATTCCATTGGTCGACTCGTTTTTATTATTATCGTTGCTTAGCGAACGGGGCGGAGAAAGCATTGAACAAGCCAAACTGTTAAAAGGAATATACGACCGCGGCCAGCCTCTTATTCAGCTTGGCACGGTAGTGGCGACTTCTTTTTCGCTAGCGCTTGTTCCGCTTATTTCCGGTGCGAAAAAACATCGCAGCGAACAATTTCTTTACGAAAAAGCCGATTTATCGCTGCGCGTCGCATTGGTAATCGGATTAGGCGCCTCTTTAGGATTAATTTGTCTTATTCGCCCAATTAATATCATGCTGTTTGAAAACGATCTCGGTTCGCTTTCTCTCGCGATTTTAATGACTTCTGTTTTCTTTACGACATTAGCGCTTACGCTTTCGGCGCTATTGCAAGGAATGGGATATGAATGGATTGCCGTAGCGGGTGTATTCGTAGCGGTGGCAATGAAAAGCGTTTTGAATTATCTGTTTGTTCCTACGCTTGGGACGGTTGGCGCCGCCATGGCGACAACGGTGTCCTATGCGGCGATGGCTTGCTTTTTGTACGTCGTATTGCGTCAAAAACTTCCTTTTTACGTGCCAAAAAAAACGTATATATATTCCGTTGTGAAAGCAGCCGTAGCGATGGCGGTTGTATTGCGGCTGTATACATCGCTTGCCGGAACATGGGATGGCAGCCGTCTGTTCGCAGCCGGCGAAGCGCTAGGCGGCGTTTTGCTTGGGGCTGTGATCTATCTTGCCATCGTGATGAAAGGGCGTGTATTTTCTGAACAAGAATTATCTCTTCTTCCGTTGGGAAACAAACTGCGTGTACTATTAGGAATAGGTGATGAGAGATGA
- the mazG gene encoding nucleoside triphosphate pyrophosphohydrolase produces the protein MNTIYIFGLGAGDIEQLPLGVYRKLKTASPLFVRTKEHPVAKELQEEGISFTSFDFIYEKHEQFAEVYQEITAILLEQAKKSDIFYAVPGHPLVAEKTVQLLLEAERRNECRVVIEGGQSFLDALFTALKIDPIEGFQLMDATSFQGDEWSLTKHTIFCQVYDSFIASDVKLTLMEQLPDDYPVYIVTAAGSKEEKVTKVPLYELDRVATLNNLTSVYVPPVRDEKLLYHRFETLRRVIATLRGPNGCPWDRKQTHASLKRYLLEETYELFEAIDDHDDDHMIEELGDVLLQVMLHAQIGEDEGMFSIDDVIRGITEKMIRRHPHVFGDVTVDNAEQVVENWQRIKEKEKETKEEPVSLLADVPKSLPSTLKAYELQKKAAKVGFDWDDVEPMWEKVAEEIAEFQQEAAKPHDRSQLIGEFGDILFALVNVARYYDINPEEALQMVNQKFYRRFSYIEEQVRKSGRAITSFSLAELDRFWEEAKEKGL, from the coding sequence ATGAATACGATCTATATTTTTGGCTTAGGCGCCGGGGATATCGAGCAATTGCCGTTAGGGGTATATCGCAAATTAAAAACTGCTTCTCCGCTTTTTGTGCGGACAAAGGAACATCCTGTTGCCAAGGAATTGCAGGAAGAGGGAATCTCGTTTACCTCTTTTGATTTTATTTACGAAAAACATGAACAATTTGCAGAGGTATATCAGGAAATTACGGCAATTTTATTAGAACAAGCGAAAAAAAGCGACATTTTTTATGCCGTTCCCGGCCATCCGCTGGTGGCAGAAAAAACGGTACAGCTTTTATTAGAAGCTGAGCGCCGCAATGAATGTCGCGTTGTCATTGAGGGCGGGCAAAGCTTTCTCGATGCGCTGTTTACCGCGTTAAAAATCGATCCGATTGAAGGGTTTCAGCTGATGGATGCTACCTCGTTTCAAGGGGATGAATGGTCATTAACAAAGCATACGATTTTTTGCCAAGTATATGATTCGTTTATCGCATCGGATGTGAAATTGACGTTAATGGAACAGCTTCCCGACGATTATCCTGTCTATATCGTCACGGCAGCGGGAAGCAAAGAGGAGAAGGTAACGAAAGTTCCGCTATATGAGCTAGACCGTGTGGCGACATTGAACAATTTAACGAGTGTATATGTTCCTCCTGTCCGTGACGAGAAACTGCTTTATCACCGTTTTGAAACATTGCGGCGCGTTATCGCCACATTAAGAGGCCCGAACGGTTGCCCGTGGGACCGCAAACAAACCCATGCCTCGCTAAAACGATATTTGCTCGAAGAAACATATGAACTGTTTGAGGCGATCGACGATCATGACGATGATCATATGATCGAAGAGCTCGGCGATGTGCTGCTGCAGGTGATGCTTCATGCGCAAATCGGCGAAGATGAAGGGATGTTTTCCATTGATGATGTCATCCGCGGAATTACAGAAAAGATGATTCGCCGCCATCCGCACGTATTTGGCGACGTTACAGTGGACAATGCCGAACAGGTCGTAGAAAATTGGCAGCGAATTAAAGAAAAGGAAAAAGAAACGAAAGAGGAGCCCGTTTCGTTGCTTGCAGATGTGCCGAAAAGCCTGCCGAGTACGTTGAAAGCGTATGAACTGCAGAAAAAAGCGGCAAAAGTAGGGTTTGATTGGGACGATGTCGAGCCGATGTGGGAGAAAGTTGCCGAAGAAATCGCTGAGTTTCAGCAAGAGGCAGCAAAACCGCATGATCGTTCCCAGCTCATCGGCGAATTTGGCGATATTTTATTTGCGCTCGTTAATGTCGCCCGCTACTACGACATTAATCCAGAGGAAGCGCTGCAGATGGTCAACCAAAAGTTCTATCGGCGGTTTTCTTATATAGAGGAGCAGGTGAGAAAAAGCGGCAGGGCGATCACATCATTTTCCCTTGCCGAATTGGACCGTTTTTGGGAAGAAGCAAAAGAAAAAGG